Proteins from a single region of Chryseobacterium sp. T16E-39:
- a CDS encoding energy transducer TonB → MKHLHTNQEFRFNEVLFEHRNKEYGAYVLRNESDRILTKALFVGVSLLAAISITPLVISAFRTPEIITDGGFVLPPPVIINDTEDPPVQVVKPVQPVTPPNTKQYDSSVPTPVKDAIEPAKITKPADAAPGLINNPDGESVKNTYIPPAPTIGNGPIAPPVQQPPALPKNPGNSIADQGELSVEANFVGGIDSFRNKVMNNFDGSGFETGGIVKTTITFIVEIDGTISGIKANGTNADFNSEAMRTIKSIRGKWVPGKNKQGQNVRSYFKFPISMKFE, encoded by the coding sequence ATGAAACACCTACACACTAATCAGGAATTTCGCTTCAATGAAGTTCTTTTTGAGCATCGTAACAAGGAATATGGTGCTTATGTTTTAAGAAATGAATCAGATAGAATACTAACAAAAGCACTATTCGTGGGAGTAAGTTTGTTGGCTGCTATTTCAATTACACCGTTGGTAATTTCAGCGTTCAGGACTCCCGAAATAATTACAGACGGGGGTTTTGTATTACCACCGCCGGTTATTATTAATGATACGGAGGATCCGCCTGTACAAGTTGTAAAACCTGTCCAGCCTGTTACCCCTCCGAATACAAAGCAATATGATAGTTCGGTTCCAACACCAGTAAAAGATGCAATAGAACCGGCTAAAATTACAAAACCTGCTGATGCAGCTCCAGGATTGATTAATAATCCAGATGGTGAGTCCGTTAAAAACACATATATTCCTCCGGCTCCAACTATTGGGAATGGGCCAATTGCGCCGCCAGTACAACAACCGCCAGCACTTCCTAAAAATCCTGGCAATTCAATAGCAGATCAAGGTGAACTTAGCGTTGAAGCTAATTTCGTAGGTGGAATCGATTCATTCAGAAATAAAGTAATGAATAATTTTGATGGTTCAGGATTTGAAACAGGTGGAATAGTAAAGACTACTATTACTTTTATCGTAGAAATTGATGGAACAATCTCAGGAATTAAGGCTAATGGTACCAACGCAGATTTCAATAGCGAGGCGATGAGAACGATAAAATCGATCAGAGGAAAATGGGTGCCTGGAAAAAATAAGCAAGGACAAAATGTAAGAAGTTATTTCAAATTTCCGATTTCAATGAAGTTTGAATAA
- a CDS encoding ParA family protein yields the protein MGKIIGIANQKGGVGKTTTAVNLAAALGVLEKKILIIDADPQANATSGLGVEDVQYSTYNLLEHSVETINCIKKTATPNLDIVPSHIDLVAAEIELVDKDDREYMLKKALQSVKDDYDFIIIDCAPSLGLITVNALTAADSVIIPIQCEYFALEGLGKLLNTIKNVQKIHNKDLDIEGLLLTMYDSRLRLSNQVVEEVNAHFPEMVFETIISRNVRLSEAPSFGESILNYDAESKGAIQYIQLAEEVLLKNENLVKN from the coding sequence ATGGGAAAAATCATAGGTATCGCTAATCAGAAAGGGGGAGTTGGAAAAACAACAACAGCTGTAAATCTTGCTGCGGCATTAGGGGTATTGGAAAAGAAAATATTAATCATTGACGCAGATCCTCAGGCAAATGCTACTTCGGGATTAGGTGTTGAAGATGTACAATATTCTACATACAATCTTTTGGAACACAGTGTGGAAACAATCAACTGTATCAAGAAAACGGCAACACCCAATCTTGATATTGTGCCATCTCATATAGACTTAGTAGCCGCGGAAATTGAATTGGTTGACAAAGATGACCGTGAGTATATGCTTAAAAAAGCATTGCAAAGTGTAAAAGATGATTATGATTTTATTATCATCGATTGCGCACCAAGTTTAGGTCTGATTACTGTAAACGCATTAACAGCAGCTGATTCTGTGATCATCCCGATTCAATGTGAATACTTCGCGTTAGAAGGTTTAGGAAAGCTTTTGAATACCATTAAAAACGTTCAGAAAATCCATAATAAAGATCTTGATATTGAAGGATTGCTTTTAACAATGTATGACAGCAGATTAAGATTATCGAATCAGGTGGTAGAAGAGGTGAATGCCCATTTTCCTGAAATGGTTTTTGAAACGATCATCAGTAGAAATGTAAGATTAAGCGAAGCACCAAGTTTTGGAGAAAGTATTTTAAACTACGATGCTGAAAGTAAAGGAGCAATTCAATATATTCAGTTAGCAGAAGAAGTTCTGTTGAAAAATGAAAATTTAGTAAAGAATTAA
- a CDS encoding ParB/RepB/Spo0J family partition protein — protein MKDKKRAMGRGLGAILSAESKATVNSATDEGADKFVGNIVEVAIEDIYPNPTQPRTYFDEKALNELAQSIKNLGVIQPITLRKEGERFEIISGERRFRASKIAGLTSIPAYIRLVNDQELLEMALVENIQREDLDSIEIALTYQRLLDEIGMTQENLSQRVGKDRSTITNSIRLLRLSPDIQNAIRSGEISAGHGRAIISMDNDELQQILFDLIIKEQLNVRQAEQAATALKNPKSPAAKKVKAELSNNYKRAQKTISDILEVKVEIKTTGNGKKGKIVLDFKNEDELEYILSHIK, from the coding sequence ATGAAGGACAAAAAAAGAGCTATGGGACGTGGTTTGGGGGCTATTTTAAGTGCTGAATCCAAAGCAACTGTTAACTCTGCTACTGATGAAGGAGCAGATAAATTTGTAGGGAATATCGTAGAAGTAGCGATTGAAGATATTTATCCTAACCCAACGCAGCCAAGAACTTATTTTGATGAAAAGGCACTGAATGAACTTGCACAGTCTATTAAAAACTTAGGTGTAATCCAACCCATTACCTTAAGAAAAGAAGGTGAAAGGTTTGAGATTATATCTGGGGAAAGACGGTTCCGTGCAAGTAAAATTGCAGGCTTAACTTCTATTCCTGCTTACATCCGTTTGGTAAACGACCAGGAGCTTTTAGAAATGGCTCTTGTTGAGAACATTCAAAGAGAAGATCTTGATTCTATTGAAATTGCTTTAACTTACCAAAGACTTTTAGATGAGATCGGAATGACTCAGGAAAATCTTAGCCAAAGAGTAGGAAAGGATAGAAGTACCATTACCAACTCTATCAGATTATTGAGATTAAGTCCGGATATTCAGAACGCCATCAGAAGTGGTGAGATTTCTGCAGGACATGGAAGAGCAATCATCAGTATGGATAATGATGAGTTACAGCAAATTTTATTTGACCTTATTATCAAAGAACAGCTGAATGTACGTCAGGCTGAGCAAGCTGCTACAGCTTTAAAGAATCCAAAATCACCTGCAGCCAAAAAAGTAAAAGCTGAGCTTTCAAATAACTATAAGAGAGCCCAGAAGACGATCTCTGACATCTTAGAAGTAAAGGTGGAGATCAAAACAACTGGAAATGGTAAAAAAGGTAAAATTGTTCTTGACTTTAAGAATGAGGATGAGTTGGAATACATTCTATCTCATATTAAATAA
- a CDS encoding DUF5683 domain-containing protein yields MKKLLFTFFLCLYALAYSQVNPNDTIRVEHHPKDSISAAKPQKSEAKVVSDLEKANGPTAKTLKLNPTKAGLYSAVFPGLGQFYNKKYWKIPIVWGAVGTGVGIAMWNDKQYKKYREYYIAKLNGTPNEFIDSRPWLDKIALANVQDRAKRQRDYAIAITGLIYILSIVDAVVDAHLYESRHDPDLTFKPAVIQDQFSIEPPKTGLSLSYRF; encoded by the coding sequence ATGAAGAAATTATTGTTCACTTTTTTCTTGTGTCTGTATGCATTAGCCTATTCACAAGTAAATCCTAACGATACTATTCGGGTAGAGCACCATCCGAAGGATAGTATTTCTGCGGCAAAACCACAGAAGTCTGAAGCAAAAGTGGTTTCAGATCTTGAAAAAGCCAACGGCCCTACAGCGAAAACTTTAAAATTAAATCCTACAAAGGCCGGTTTATATTCTGCAGTTTTTCCAGGGTTAGGCCAGTTTTATAATAAAAAGTACTGGAAAATTCCTATTGTATGGGGAGCTGTCGGAACCGGAGTTGGTATTGCAATGTGGAATGACAAACAATATAAGAAATACAGAGAGTATTATATTGCCAAATTAAATGGAACTCCCAATGAATTCATCGATAGCCGTCCCTGGCTGGATAAAATCGCATTGGCCAATGTTCAGGACAGGGCAAAAAGACAAAGAGACTATGCTATAGCAATTACAGGATTGATCTATATTCTGAGTATTGTTGATGCCGTTGTAGATGCACATCTTTACGAAAGCCGCCATGACCCTGATTTAACTTTTAAACCCGCTGTTATTCAGGATCAGTTCAGTATAGAACCTCCTAAAACAGGACTGAGTTTAAGTTACAGATTCTAA
- the dapB gene encoding 4-hydroxy-tetrahydrodipicolinate reductase has product MKIALVGYGKMGKIIDEIAMKRGHEVVARLKETPTAENLNNPDVVIEFSLPEVAFSNIKACLENKIPVICGTTGWLDKKEEIERIAIENQTAFLYGSNFSLGVNLFFALNEKLADLMKNVNEYSCQLEEIHHIHKLDAPSGTAISLAEGIFKNNPKFDAWKLEETQGNQLGIFAVREDEVPGTHSVFYKSEVDEIEIKHTAFNRNGFALGAVVAAEWIKDKKGNFTMKDVLGL; this is encoded by the coding sequence ATGAAAATAGCATTAGTTGGATATGGAAAAATGGGCAAGATCATCGATGAAATTGCTATGAAAAGAGGGCACGAAGTCGTTGCCCGTCTGAAAGAAACTCCAACTGCTGAAAATCTTAATAATCCTGATGTTGTTATCGAATTTTCACTCCCGGAAGTGGCATTTAGCAATATAAAGGCCTGCCTGGAAAATAAGATTCCGGTTATTTGCGGAACTACAGGATGGCTGGATAAAAAGGAAGAAATTGAGAGAATTGCAATAGAAAATCAAACTGCATTTTTATACGGTTCTAATTTTAGTTTAGGGGTTAATTTATTTTTTGCATTAAATGAAAAGCTGGCTGACTTAATGAAGAATGTTAATGAATATTCTTGTCAGCTTGAGGAGATTCATCATATCCATAAATTAGATGCACCGAGTGGAACCGCTATTTCCCTCGCAGAAGGTATCTTTAAAAACAATCCTAAATTTGACGCGTGGAAGCTTGAAGAAACCCAGGGAAATCAGTTGGGTATTTTTGCGGTTCGTGAAGATGAGGTACCAGGAACCCATAGCGTATTTTATAAAAGTGAAGTGGATGAAATTGAAATCAAGCATACAGCATTTAACAGAAATGGTTTTGCATTGGGAGCAGTAGTTGCTGCAGAATGGATCAAAGATAAAAAAGGAAATTTCACAATGAAAGATGTTTTGGGTCTTTAA
- the lepB gene encoding signal peptidase I, with amino-acid sequence MNYFLTYTVYVLILSLLMGISTWKLFKKLGYSPLFAFIPFYNYFIILKETKHPRWWAILSYFPIVGPIMMSVFHLYLMKKFGKSLFKDQLLTVILPFIYMAVVNYGKDVELEDENDLFLTDEEKTAKKKDSFLGSVTFAVVFATIIHVFVTQPFGIPTGSMERTLLVGDFLFVNKWSYGYRLPMRPLAIPFLQGTIMDTGEPGNPKDDPKSYVDGVKLPYARIMQFNKPQKNDVLVFNYPQDSVHTAIDRKDPYVKRCVAVAGDTFEMRSGRLFVNGKPETVLGDQEVQHAYTVNTGAQLDIPGLYNTYGFLPVREMQTDKGFVYMFQGLTNKTAAEIKALPSVIDMEESIFPKDSATVQHKLNADKTAYTKSIDTTQSIFPINKPWNQDWYGPLRIPKKGDVVAINKETLPTYQWIISEYEHNSLENKNGKIFINGKEATQYTIKQDYYMMVGDNRDASLDARFFGFVPEENIVGKPIFTWMSLQGVFKDASSSYQAPFKIRWERMFKATNTGETNKTSYWWIAAMILILFFGWDYFVKLFRKKKTEEDL; translated from the coding sequence ATGAATTATTTTTTAACATATACAGTATACGTTCTCATTTTATCCCTTTTAATGGGGATTTCGACATGGAAACTATTCAAAAAATTAGGGTATAGTCCATTATTTGCTTTTATCCCTTTTTACAATTATTTCATTATTCTAAAAGAAACCAAACACCCTAGGTGGTGGGCTATTTTATCATATTTTCCAATTGTGGGTCCGATTATGATGTCCGTTTTTCATTTATACTTAATGAAAAAATTTGGTAAGTCTCTTTTCAAAGACCAATTGCTTACTGTAATCCTTCCTTTCATTTACATGGCTGTAGTAAATTATGGCAAAGATGTAGAATTGGAAGATGAAAATGATCTGTTTTTAACAGACGAAGAAAAAACAGCGAAAAAGAAAGACTCTTTTCTGGGATCTGTTACTTTTGCAGTTGTTTTTGCAACGATCATCCACGTTTTCGTAACACAGCCTTTCGGTATTCCTACCGGATCAATGGAGAGAACATTATTGGTGGGTGATTTCTTATTTGTAAACAAATGGAGCTATGGGTATAGATTGCCAATGCGTCCATTAGCAATACCTTTTTTACAGGGAACTATTATGGATACCGGGGAGCCGGGAAATCCGAAGGATGATCCTAAATCTTATGTAGATGGTGTAAAATTACCGTATGCAAGGATTATGCAATTCAACAAACCTCAGAAAAATGATGTTCTTGTTTTCAACTATCCTCAGGATTCAGTACATACGGCGATAGATAGAAAAGATCCTTATGTAAAAAGATGCGTTGCTGTTGCAGGGGATACTTTTGAAATGAGATCAGGAAGACTTTTTGTCAACGGAAAGCCTGAAACGGTTTTAGGAGATCAGGAAGTTCAGCATGCTTATACTGTTAATACTGGAGCTCAGTTAGATATTCCGGGATTGTATAATACATATGGTTTCTTACCGGTAAGAGAAATGCAGACTGACAAAGGTTTTGTTTACATGTTCCAGGGGTTAACGAATAAAACTGCGGCGGAAATTAAAGCATTACCAAGTGTAATCGATATGGAAGAAAGTATTTTTCCAAAAGATTCTGCAACGGTTCAGCATAAATTAAATGCTGATAAAACAGCCTACACAAAAAGTATTGATACCACGCAATCCATATTTCCAATCAATAAACCTTGGAACCAGGATTGGTATGGACCACTTAGAATTCCTAAGAAAGGGGATGTTGTAGCAATCAACAAAGAAACACTTCCAACCTATCAATGGATTATCTCTGAATATGAGCACAATAGTCTGGAGAATAAAAATGGGAAAATTTTCATCAATGGAAAAGAGGCTACTCAATATACCATTAAGCAGGATTATTATATGATGGTTGGAGACAACAGGGATGCATCTTTGGATGCAAGGTTCTTTGGTTTTGTTCCGGAAGAAAATATTGTAGGAAAACCAATATTTACCTGGATGAGCTTACAAGGTGTTTTCAAGGATGCGAGTTCATCTTATCAGGCACCATTTAAGATCCGTTGGGAAAGGATGTTTAAAGCAACCAACACTGGAGAGACTAATAAAACCTCTTACTGGTGGATTGCAGCGATGATTCTTATTTTATTCTTTGGATGGGATTACTTTGTTAAACTGTTCAGAAAGAAAAAGACAGAAGAAGATTTATAA
- a CDS encoding WbqC family protein yields MNMKNVLLPVFYLPPISWFSVFLNAENEVTFEQFENFPKQTYRNRTNIYGANGKLSLIIPISHTGKRELKEIEVSNREDWRKLHWKSIKTAYQSSPYFEFYEDRLIKLFELKENNLFDFNIKGLEIIQQILKTEKAYSLNEEYIKNPEEINFREKFSTKVPSEYEMDTYYQTFSDKLGFLNDLSILDLICNKGPESLTYIKNIKQLY; encoded by the coding sequence ATGAATATGAAGAATGTACTATTGCCGGTGTTCTATTTACCACCGATTTCATGGTTTTCAGTTTTTTTAAATGCTGAAAACGAAGTTACTTTTGAGCAGTTTGAAAATTTCCCCAAGCAGACCTATAGAAACAGAACTAATATTTATGGGGCTAACGGAAAACTTTCGCTAATTATCCCAATCAGTCATACAGGAAAAAGAGAATTAAAAGAAATAGAAGTTTCGAACAGGGAAGACTGGAGGAAACTTCATTGGAAATCTATTAAGACTGCTTATCAAAGTTCTCCCTATTTTGAATTTTATGAAGATAGATTAATAAAACTGTTTGAATTAAAGGAAAATAATCTTTTTGATTTTAATATAAAGGGTTTAGAGATTATACAGCAGATCTTGAAAACAGAAAAGGCATACTCTTTGAATGAAGAATATATCAAAAATCCTGAAGAAATTAATTTTAGAGAAAAATTTTCCACAAAAGTCCCTTCAGAATATGAAATGGATACGTACTATCAAACATTCTCCGATAAATTAGGATTTTTAAATGACTTATCGATTCTGGACCTTATTTGTAACAAAGGACCTGAATCTTTGACTTATATTAAAAATATTAAACAATTATACTAG
- a CDS encoding S8 family serine peptidase translates to MKKVLLAAVFLAGFNSAFAQKAQTKSVDPKEDKDLMTWYHKDFSTTKVYGINTENAYKYLESKGLKPKTVVVGVLDSGVQVDHPGLIKNIWSNPNEVPNNGKDDDGNGYVDDVHGWNFIGGKNGDVDIDNMEVTRVVAKYKPVFEGDDSTKNKANQAKMPEEFAMYMKAKELFGKKSIEAKQSLQQYTMINDLIPNMVKLLDGKSVTAENVSAIKAPTDQKDAIALNILGQVAQSPEFKGKSSAYFEVAMKKEMKGAIDHFAPAAKQYDLSYDTRAEIVGDNYDDYGQRNYGNNHYQGPDAEHGTHVAGIIAGLPQGKEVQHGVASRVAKIMSVRTVPNGDERDKDVANAIRYAVDNGAKVLNMSFGKPVSPGKNEVWDAFKYAEDKGVLLVKAAGNENEDVAEHLAYPTNFKNITDENPFVNNVIVVGASTNRNNELRASFSNFNKKMVNVFAPGEEIYSTVPTSTYEYLQGTSMASPVVAGAAAVLLAYMPNLKPNQIIEALVKSSNASTENGFVDLSQAGGVIDLKKAAEYAYTNFYNGKTSAVKKAAKSVRKTVKK, encoded by the coding sequence ATGAAAAAGGTATTACTAGCTGCTGTCTTTTTAGCAGGCTTTAATTCTGCTTTTGCACAAAAAGCACAGACAAAGAGCGTTGACCCGAAAGAAGATAAAGACTTGATGACCTGGTATCACAAAGATTTTAGCACTACTAAAGTATATGGTATCAATACAGAAAATGCATATAAATATTTAGAATCTAAAGGACTTAAACCTAAAACGGTGGTTGTAGGTGTCTTAGATAGTGGTGTGCAGGTAGATCATCCAGGGTTGATCAAAAACATATGGTCAAACCCTAATGAAGTTCCTAATAATGGAAAGGATGATGATGGAAATGGATATGTTGATGATGTTCACGGATGGAATTTTATTGGTGGGAAAAATGGTGATGTAGATATCGATAATATGGAAGTAACCAGAGTTGTTGCAAAATATAAACCTGTATTTGAAGGGGATGATTCTACTAAGAACAAAGCCAATCAAGCTAAAATGCCTGAAGAATTTGCTATGTATATGAAGGCTAAAGAGCTTTTTGGAAAGAAAAGTATCGAGGCAAAACAAAGTCTTCAGCAATACACGATGATCAATGATCTTATTCCTAATATGGTGAAGCTTTTGGACGGAAAATCAGTAACTGCTGAAAATGTATCTGCCATAAAAGCACCAACGGACCAAAAAGATGCAATTGCCCTTAATATCCTGGGTCAGGTTGCTCAAAGCCCGGAATTTAAAGGGAAATCTTCTGCTTATTTTGAAGTGGCAATGAAGAAGGAAATGAAAGGAGCTATTGATCATTTTGCTCCTGCAGCAAAACAATACGATCTAAGCTATGATACAAGAGCTGAGATCGTTGGGGATAATTATGATGATTATGGTCAGAGAAACTATGGGAACAATCATTATCAGGGACCTGATGCAGAGCATGGAACTCACGTTGCGGGTATCATAGCGGGCTTGCCACAAGGTAAAGAGGTTCAGCATGGTGTCGCTTCAAGAGTAGCTAAAATCATGTCTGTAAGAACTGTTCCTAATGGAGACGAAAGAGATAAAGATGTGGCTAATGCTATACGATATGCTGTAGACAATGGTGCTAAAGTTTTAAATATGAGTTTTGGAAAACCAGTATCTCCAGGAAAAAATGAAGTATGGGATGCATTTAAATATGCTGAGGATAAAGGAGTTCTTCTGGTTAAAGCTGCAGGAAATGAAAATGAGGATGTTGCTGAGCATCTTGCTTACCCAACTAATTTTAAAAATATCACAGACGAAAATCCATTTGTCAATAACGTAATCGTTGTAGGTGCAAGTACAAATAGAAATAATGAATTAAGAGCAAGCTTCTCTAACTTCAATAAAAAGATGGTGAATGTTTTTGCACCTGGTGAAGAAATTTACTCTACTGTTCCTACCAGCACTTATGAATATCTACAGGGAACTTCAATGGCATCACCTGTTGTTGCGGGAGCAGCAGCTGTTTTGTTAGCATATATGCCTAATTTAAAACCGAATCAGATTATTGAAGCATTAGTGAAATCAAGTAATGCAAGTACAGAAAATGGATTTGTTGATCTTTCACAGGCTGGAGGTGTTATAGATCTTAAGAAAGCAGCTGAATATGCTTATACCAATTTCTATAATGGGAAAACTTCAGCAGTAAAAAAAGCTGCGAAATCCGTAAGAAAGACTGTTAAAAAGTAA
- a CDS encoding lipocalin family protein, whose product MKKLLLAGMLGTSLFAVSCSSVKNAQTSQNQKSDFLKIKGDWEIVSIDYDKGFKIKPFDEGADAQCFVGSHWRLIPNNYTGSYTLNGGGSCPSVMQPIKFEVKGGNTFMFKKIAEGTKAKQNTVGYSLNMINQSTDQFSLEQNVPFDGSTVRVVYNFQRTGMK is encoded by the coding sequence ATGAAAAAGTTACTACTTGCAGGAATGTTGGGAACATCACTTTTTGCAGTGTCTTGTTCCTCAGTGAAAAATGCACAAACATCACAAAATCAAAAATCAGACTTTTTAAAAATTAAAGGTGATTGGGAAATTGTAAGCATCGATTATGACAAAGGATTTAAGATCAAACCTTTTGATGAAGGAGCAGATGCACAATGTTTTGTAGGAAGTCATTGGAGATTAATTCCCAATAACTATACAGGATCTTATACTTTAAATGGTGGGGGATCTTGTCCCAGCGTAATGCAGCCAATTAAATTTGAAGTTAAAGGTGGAAATACTTTTATGTTCAAGAAAATTGCTGAGGGAACAAAAGCTAAACAAAATACAGTAGGATATTCTCTAAACATGATCAATCAGTCTACAGATCAGTTTTCACTTGAACAAAACGTTCCATTCGATGGAAGTACAGTAAGAGTAGTTTATAATTTCCAGAGAACTGGAATGAAATAA
- a CDS encoding OmpA family protein, with product MKFNKSYIAGIFLSSTLLLTSCEAVQNSNHQQRGTAVGVASGAVLGGILGNNVGKGGNGALGAVLGGIIGGVAGNVIGNKMDKQAKEIKETLPGAQVERVGDGIKVTMNESIVNFAFDSSNLTSTAQTNLDKLVQVLANNPDTNINIYGHTDSVGKDAYNMSLSQRRADAVKAYLTGKGIASGRMFTKGEGKNMPVASNDTEDGRAKNRRVEFAITANEKMINDAKQGQ from the coding sequence ATGAAATTTAATAAATCATATATCGCAGGGATTTTCCTATCGTCAACTTTATTATTAACAAGTTGTGAAGCTGTTCAGAATTCTAATCACCAACAAAGAGGTACAGCAGTAGGTGTTGCATCTGGAGCTGTTCTTGGAGGTATCTTAGGGAATAATGTAGGTAAAGGTGGAAATGGTGCTTTAGGAGCTGTATTGGGTGGTATTATCGGTGGTGTTGCTGGTAACGTTATTGGTAATAAAATGGATAAGCAGGCTAAGGAGATCAAAGAAACTTTGCCAGGGGCTCAGGTTGAAAGAGTAGGTGATGGTATTAAAGTAACAATGAATGAAAGTATCGTTAATTTTGCTTTCGATTCATCAAATCTTACTTCAACGGCTCAAACGAACTTGGATAAATTGGTACAGGTATTAGCAAACAACCCTGATACAAATATTAACATCTACGGACACACGGATAGTGTAGGTAAAGATGCTTATAATATGTCACTTTCTCAAAGAAGAGCAGATGCTGTAAAAGCTTATTTAACTGGAAAAGGAATTGCATCTGGCAGAATGTTTACTAAAGGAGAAGGTAAAAATATGCCTGTTGCAAGCAATGACACTGAAGATGGAAGAGCTAAAAACAGAAGAGTAGAGTTTGCTATTACTGCAAATGAAAAAATGATTAATGATGCTAAACAAGGGCAATAA
- a CDS encoding decaprenyl-phosphate phosphoribosyltransferase, with product MKKYLKLLRVEQWVKNLFVFVPLFFSGNIKNLDLLSKSIFAFIIFSLAASMVYILNDYNDIEADRQHPEKRRRPLASGAVSKSKAIGILLGLVIIDIVLILFAQFYFEEVLWKFATIIGFYFVMNLAYTFKLKHVPIIDIFIIAIGFVLRVLAGGYITGISISQWAILLTFVLALVLAIGKRRGELINAQVSGKTRKALDGYNVQFADIALSISVTLAIMCYLMFTLSPEVQAKFHERVFYTVIFVVFAFLRYLQQTLVYNRTESPTKIVYRDRYIQVTLLLWVATFLIQIYFKK from the coding sequence ATGAAGAAATATCTTAAACTGCTACGTGTAGAGCAATGGGTCAAAAATCTATTTGTTTTTGTGCCATTATTTTTCTCGGGCAACATCAAAAACCTTGATCTCCTTTCCAAAAGTATTTTTGCTTTTATTATCTTTTCCCTCGCTGCCAGTATGGTGTACATCCTGAATGATTATAACGATATTGAAGCTGATCGGCAACATCCTGAAAAAAGAAGAAGACCTCTTGCAAGTGGAGCGGTTTCCAAGTCGAAAGCTATCGGGATTTTATTAGGATTGGTAATTATAGATATTGTACTTATTCTTTTTGCCCAATTTTATTTTGAAGAGGTGCTTTGGAAATTCGCTACAATCATAGGGTTTTATTTTGTGATGAATCTTGCTTATACCTTCAAATTAAAACATGTTCCCATTATTGATATTTTTATTATTGCTATTGGTTTTGTTTTAAGAGTGTTGGCTGGGGGGTATATCACAGGCATCAGTATTTCACAGTGGGCCATCTTACTTACCTTTGTACTTGCTTTGGTATTGGCTATAGGAAAAAGGCGAGGTGAGCTGATCAACGCACAGGTTTCCGGTAAAACGAGAAAAGCATTGGACGGCTATAATGTACAGTTTGCAGATATTGCACTTTCAATTTCTGTGACGCTGGCTATTATGTGTTATTTGATGTTTACGTTATCACCGGAAGTACAGGCAAAGTTTCATGAAAGAGTCTTTTATACTGTTATTTTTGTTGTATTTGCATTTTTAAGGTATCTTCAGCAAACATTAGTATACAACAGAACAGAGTCTCCAACAAAAATTGTATACAGGGACAGATATATACAGGTTACCTTGTTATTATGGGTTGCTACATTTTTAATTCAAATTTATTTTAAGAAATGA